A single genomic interval of Myxocyprinus asiaticus isolate MX2 ecotype Aquarium Trade chromosome 19, UBuf_Myxa_2, whole genome shotgun sequence harbors:
- the LOC127410198 gene encoding NHS-like protein 1 isoform X1, which produces MPFPERTVEPQLVSRLRGNDSSEKTFITLDGRRVRKPVLFGSLEEVCCHTLTGILHQLSDLSRQASDIFLGIETQAGLISQRTSRIQVRLERLQVIAHKFDPKKIKIPVSNLDEEKKWTVHYTAPWHQQDNVFLPGSRPACVEDLHHQAKVNLKTALRECDQLRKDGFRSSQYYSQGPTFSGPTQSQHEDEDTEVDDTDKKSIASSGEEEKDSYQMRAQSPVQEEGVEVDRQGPQTKAPPLPTPEEKMRQQAQAILTDIVPINVTGETFDRQASIRRSLINTETLARRPKKVKRRKTISGVPDSIQQELVKGRGGELRPQSMFIPGQYSTLGRVGSWNSRSETKDSGCQTEEVKIVPPSVRRIRAQKGQGIAAQMAGISTSATNISAVSDGSSSGSSIVVMAPHFCHDSKRFHSLPRGARVSLNAEPLYSSTPFRPEDSTAKAPQQIRKLQVDDTVVHMRNAPRACTPARPKSQEVRGTHREWGSVSGPACVVSPHAAYSTSLIPNATLLCSTEVIALHTTSSPGQNPIGGSPYPKVRPHSMISTVNSESTSSVATGSHTPEVGIKDTCSETGRSDSSLPSHSTIAAGTMSSDEQWIYDSPENVLPRRNLTSSCSTPINHLYSSLECSSKGTDSGSLYSMDNDGYYTSMHLDSGLRSRSQGSGHGHGIGGRAARHSMYECLGQQEDQTSLYSDRSLSRSISLRKSKKPPIPPARTDSLRRKPKKTNSPNANIGGSVLNESLIATLQQSLQNGLKGKGSSTPSHSPCSDYEDPWMLRPRSQSSISAGGSGVSATGMANVYAICHVTPSHSDTSSLRSDYADSWSYYMDYPHPSGDQTHSSCTNALSAGQAGKITNGRGLYNGTQTTLPPAQERSDVSVKPRTGTSSPDRVHRLTSPSSGYSSQSNTPTAGTPVPSFMRCRSPSGSKPKPSVPERKSSLISSISISSSSTSLSSNTSDSIRNNVPPPPPLPAAPVAHLPFNPPSYSPPLPPSSPVCNANQLFPPLPVLPMTPHQQASVCLPYINSSPEFPPPPPPEVLIDPVLLSLNSSCSPPPPPPPPFPDCSTIPPYPSPPIPVLSSRAPPAPSSASLKEIKGSLKPVNPGRQPVSSHSEEPKKCGMPLVTPFALQSVQLRSVKQPENSEVSCSNFDEIAAEQMVIKPQTPEKPKKPDHPFVPQVSCKPQNSNETQRPSSPEKRLSIQHRLDSHVEVQPNCEKSHSEPTSCLTDGSMDLSDNKVTAEADGLETDLSSPVDMPQNSTPKKKPPMVSEKPKFSFTFSSFSTPDCKTEENCASKTASTANDDSDLLSAQNEVITSTTESQDTTHVPEKKTENDGCDISVPPMEIRDISTTNGEAQEFIKTVLNMDKGTSEGDGEEDGGDDDEDVTNSTGSVGSKDDESGELFESSTADTSQDPTINGNTCGDMVTPTRPRTTDDLFAAIHRSKRKVLGRRESEEDHTKVPLSPSANPTGMVPGLTSSLPRQTSSIQRSLRKSATSSDTFKALLLKKGSRTETSFRMSAAEMLRTTDPRFQRTHSLDSSFDPASPSTPHADSPCASPNHSKRAPEDWARNEGMMRWSPGSPFSTSPSIIGPRYGRSRTPPLAASSKYNTRSRILSSPMTVICERDGELTESGEHCEEPTIPFPISQDSNSTLCEQSSS; this is translated from the exons cTGTGTCTAATTTGGATGAAGAGAAAAAATGGACCGTGCACTACACTGCCCCATGGCACCAGCAAGATAACGTGTTTTTGCCGGGCTCCAGACCTGCCTGTGTGGAAGACCTGCACCATCAAGCCAAAGTTAACCTGAAAACAGCCCTCAGAG AATGTGATCAACTGAGGAAAGATGGGTTCCGCAGCTCACAGTACTACTCACAGGGCCCCACCTTTTCAGGCCCCACACAATCCCAACATGAGGACGAGGACACTGAAGTTGATGACACTGATAAAAAG TCCATTGCATCTTCAGGAGAGGAAGAAAAGGACTCCTACCAAATGAGGGCACAGAGTCCAGTGCAGGAGGAGGGGGTTGAGGTTGATAGACAAGGGCCCCAGACCAAAGCCCCACCCCTGCCCACTCCAGAAGAGAAGATGAGGCAGCAGGCTCAGGCCATTCTCACGGATATTGTCCCTATCAATGTCACAG GGGAGACATTTGACAGGCAGGCCAGCATTCGCCGCTCTCTAATAAACACTGAAACTCTGGCCCGCCGGCCCAAGAAGGTTAAGCGGAGAAAGACTATATCAGGGGTGCCTGACAGCATTCAACAGGAACTAG TAAAAGGGCGTGGAGGAGAGCTTCGGCCACAGTCGATGTTTATCCCTGGACAGTATTCAACACTTGGGCGAGTCGGGAGTTGGAATTCTCGATCTGAGACAAAAGATTCTGGCTGCCAAACTGAGGAGGTGAAAATCGTCCCACCTTCTGTGAGGAGAATACGGGCACAGAAGGGCCAAGGAATCGCTGCTCAAATGGCTGGCATCTCCACCTCTGCCACCAACATCTCTGCTGTTTCTGATGGGAGCTCCTCTGGAAGTTCAATAGTTGTAATGGCACCCCATTTTTGCCATGATAGCAAGCGTTTCCACAGCTTGCCCCGAGGTGCACGGGTCTCTCTAAATGCAGAGCCCCTATATAGCAGTACCCCATTCAGGCCAGAAGATTCTACAGCAAAAGCACCACAACAGATCAGAAAATTACAGGTAGATGACACTGTGGTGCACATGAGGAATGCCCCCAGGGCATGCACCCCAGCCCGCCCAAAATCTCAGGAGGTAAGAGGTACTCATCGGGAGTGGGGATCTGTCTCTGGTCCTGCCTGTGTAGTTTCTCCACATGCAGCCTACTCAACTTCACTTATACCTAATGCTACTCTGTTATGTTCTACTGAGGTTATAGCACTTCACACCACATCAAGCCCTGGCCAGAACCCAATTGGTGGGTCACCGTACCCTAAAGTTAGGCCTCATAGCATGATATCAACTGTCAACAGTGAGAGCACCAGTAGTGTGGCCACAGGTTCCCACACACCAGAAGTAGGCATTAAGGATACCTGTAGTGAGACTGGCCGGTCAGATAGCAGTTTGCCCAGCCACAGCACAATTGCTGCAGGAACAATGTCTTCGGATGAGCAATGGATTTATGACTCCCCTGAAAACGTGTTGCCCAGAAGGAACCTGACTTCCAGCTGTTCAACACCTATAAATCATCTATATAGTAGCCTTGAATGCTCCTCAAAAGGCACAGACTCTGGTTCACTCTACTCTATGGACAATGATGGCTATTACACTTCCATGCATCTGGATTCAGGCCTTCGGTCAAGGAGCCAGGGTAGTGGCCATGGTCATGGCATAGGAGGCAGGGCAGCAAGACATAGTATGTATGAGTGCCTGGGTCAGCAAGAAGACCAAACCAGCTTGTACAGTGACCGCTCACTGTCACGTTCCATCTCGCTACGCAAATCAAAGAAGCCACCTATTCCACCAGCACGCACAGACTCGCTACGTCGAAAGCCTAAGAAAACCAACTCTCCAAATGCCAACATTGGAGGATCGGTTTTGAATGAGTCATTGATTGCCACACTCCAACAGTCACTTCAGAATGGGCTGAAAGGGAAGGGGTCATCCACACCATCTCACAGTCCTTGCAGCGACTATGAGGATCCCTGGATGCTCCGTCCCAGGAGCCAGAGCAGCATTAGTGCAGGCGGTAGTGGCGTATCAGCAACAGGGATGGCTAATGTTTACGCCATCTGTCACGTCACACCATCTCACAGTGACACTAGTAGCCTGCGTTCTGATTATGCAGATTCATGGAGCTACTACATGGATTATCCTCATCCATCTGGTGATCAGACGCATTCATCATGCACTAATGCACTGTCTGCTGGACAAGCAGGTAAGATCACAAATGGAAGAGGTCTCTACAATGGTACCCAAACCACCCTTCCTCCTGCTCAAGAAAGAAGTGATGTGTCAGTAAAGCCTAGAACAGGCACCTCCTCACCAGACAGGGTGCATCGATTGACTTCTCCATCAAGTGGATACTCAAGTCAGTCCAACACTCCCACAGCTGGCACTCCTGTCCCCTCTTTCATGAGGTGCAGGTCCCCATCAGGTAGCAAGCCCAAGCCCAGTGTACCTGAAAGAAAGTCATCTTTGATTTCATCTATATCCATCTCTTCTTCTTCCACCTCTCTTTCCTCCAACACCTCGGATTCTATCAGGAACAATgtccctcctccacctcctcttcCTGCTGCCCCTGTGGCTCATTTACCTTTCAACCCTCCATCCTATTCTCCTCCCCTTCCTCCCTCCAGCCCTGTTTGCAATGCAAACCAGTTATTTCCTCCTCTTCCTGTTTTACCCATGACCCCTCATCAACAAGCATCTGTGTGCCTTCCTTACATAAATTCCTCCCCTGAATTTCCACCTCCTCCACCTCCAGAGGTGTTGATTGACCCTGTCTTATTAAGCCTCAATAGTTCTTGTAgccctccacctcctcctccgcCACCATTCCCTGATTGTTCTACCATCCCTCCTTATCCTTCACCCCCAATTCCAGTTCTGTCCAGCAGGGCACCACCTGCTCCCTCCTCTGCTAGCTTGAAGGAAATAAAGGGCAGCCTTAAGCCAGTGAACCCAGGGAGACAGCCAGTGTCCTCTCACTCCGAGGAGCCTAAAAAGTGTGGCATGCCACTGGTTACCCCCTTTGCCCTGCAGAGTGTGCAGCTGCGTTCGGTGAAGCAGCCAGAAAACAGTGAAGTTAGCTGCTCCAATTTTGACGAAATAGCAGCTGAGCAGATGGTCATTAAGCCGCAGACACCAGAGAAGCCCAAAAAACCAGACCATCCATTTGTTCCTCAGGTTTCTTGTAAacctcaaaattcaaatgaaacacaAAGGCCATCATCTCCAGAGAAGAGACTCTCCATCCAGCATAGACTAGATAGTCATGTTGAAGTACAACCCAACTGTGAAAAATCACATTCTGAACCGACATCCTGCCTTACAGATGGGTCTATGGATCTTAGTGACAATAAGGTCACAGCTGAAGCAGATGGTCTAGAGACTGACTTATCATCACCAGTGGACATGCCACAAAACTCTACACCCAAGAAAAAGCCTCCTATGGTTTCTGAAAAGCCAAAGTTTTCTTTCACCTTTTCCTCCTTTTCCACACCTGACTGTAAAACAGAAGAGAACTGTGCATCCAAAACAGCATCCACAGCCAATGATGACAGTGATTTGCTGAGTGCTCAAAATGAGGTGATAACTTCTACAACAGAAAGTCAGGACACCACTCATGTGCCAGAAAAGAAGACAGAGAATGATGGGTGTGACATTTCTGTACCTCCCATGGAGATAAGAGACATTTCTACCACAAATGGTGAAGCTCAGGAGTTCATCAAGACTGTTCTTAATATGGACAAGGGCACCTCTGAAGGAGATGGGGAAGAAGATGGAGGAGATGATGACGAAGATGTAACCAACAGCACCGGATCGGTTGGCTCTAAAGATGATGAAAGTG GTGAGCTTTTTGAGTCCAGCACAGCAGATACCTCTCAAGATCCCACAATTAACGGCAACACCTGTGGGGACATGGTGACTCCCACGCGCCCCCGGACCACTGATGACCTCTTCGCTGCTATTCACAG GTCCAAGCGGAAAGTCCTAGGACGCCGGGAATCCGAAGAGGACCATACAAAAGTTCCTCTGTCACCGTCGGCCAACCCTACAGGAATGGTTCCAGGCCTGACTTCCTCCCTGCCACGCCAAACAAGCTCCATCCAGCGCAGCTTACGCAAATCTGCAACCAGCAGTGACACCTTCAAGGCCCTACTACTGAAAAAAGGCAGTCGCACTGAGACCAGCTTCAGGATGTCTGCTGCCGAGATGTTGCGCACCACCGACCCACGGTTCCAGAGGACTCACTCCCTTGACTCATCATTTGACCCTGCGTCTCCAAGTACACCACATGCTGACAGCCCTTGTGCTTCTCCGAACCACAGCAAGAGGGCGCCTGAGGACTGGGCACGCAATGAGGGAATGATGCGATGGTCACCAGGTTCACCTTTCTCGACGTCCCCATCAATAATTGGGCCAAGGTATGGCCGATCCCGGACACCACCCTTGGCCGCAAGCAGCAAGTACAACACCCGTAGTCGAATCCTCAGCAGCCCCATGACTGTTATTTGTGAAAGGGATGGAGAGCTTACTGAGAGTGGAGAACATTGTGAAGAGCCAACCATACCTTTTCCCATCTCTCAGGACTCTAACAGCACTTTATGTGAGCAGAGCAGCAGTTAA
- the LOC127410198 gene encoding NHS-like protein 1 isoform X2, producing MPFPERTVEPQLVSRLRGNDSSEKTFITLDGRRVRKPVLFGSLEEVCCHTLTGILHQLSDLSRQASDIFLGIETQAGLISQRTSRIQVRLERLQVIAHKFDPKKIKIPVSNLDEEKKWTVHYTAPWHQQDNVFLPGSRPACVEDLHHQAKVNLKTALRECDQLRKDGFRSSQYYSQGPTFSGPTQSQHEDEDTEVDDTDKKSIASSGEEEKDSYQMRAQSPVQEEGVEVDRQGPQTKAPPLPTPEEKMRQQAQAILTDIVPINVTVKGRGGELRPQSMFIPGQYSTLGRVGSWNSRSETKDSGCQTEEVKIVPPSVRRIRAQKGQGIAAQMAGISTSATNISAVSDGSSSGSSIVVMAPHFCHDSKRFHSLPRGARVSLNAEPLYSSTPFRPEDSTAKAPQQIRKLQVDDTVVHMRNAPRACTPARPKSQEVRGTHREWGSVSGPACVVSPHAAYSTSLIPNATLLCSTEVIALHTTSSPGQNPIGGSPYPKVRPHSMISTVNSESTSSVATGSHTPEVGIKDTCSETGRSDSSLPSHSTIAAGTMSSDEQWIYDSPENVLPRRNLTSSCSTPINHLYSSLECSSKGTDSGSLYSMDNDGYYTSMHLDSGLRSRSQGSGHGHGIGGRAARHSMYECLGQQEDQTSLYSDRSLSRSISLRKSKKPPIPPARTDSLRRKPKKTNSPNANIGGSVLNESLIATLQQSLQNGLKGKGSSTPSHSPCSDYEDPWMLRPRSQSSISAGGSGVSATGMANVYAICHVTPSHSDTSSLRSDYADSWSYYMDYPHPSGDQTHSSCTNALSAGQAGKITNGRGLYNGTQTTLPPAQERSDVSVKPRTGTSSPDRVHRLTSPSSGYSSQSNTPTAGTPVPSFMRCRSPSGSKPKPSVPERKSSLISSISISSSSTSLSSNTSDSIRNNVPPPPPLPAAPVAHLPFNPPSYSPPLPPSSPVCNANQLFPPLPVLPMTPHQQASVCLPYINSSPEFPPPPPPEVLIDPVLLSLNSSCSPPPPPPPPFPDCSTIPPYPSPPIPVLSSRAPPAPSSASLKEIKGSLKPVNPGRQPVSSHSEEPKKCGMPLVTPFALQSVQLRSVKQPENSEVSCSNFDEIAAEQMVIKPQTPEKPKKPDHPFVPQVSCKPQNSNETQRPSSPEKRLSIQHRLDSHVEVQPNCEKSHSEPTSCLTDGSMDLSDNKVTAEADGLETDLSSPVDMPQNSTPKKKPPMVSEKPKFSFTFSSFSTPDCKTEENCASKTASTANDDSDLLSAQNEVITSTTESQDTTHVPEKKTENDGCDISVPPMEIRDISTTNGEAQEFIKTVLNMDKGTSEGDGEEDGGDDDEDVTNSTGSVGSKDDESGELFESSTADTSQDPTINGNTCGDMVTPTRPRTTDDLFAAIHRSKRKVLGRRESEEDHTKVPLSPSANPTGMVPGLTSSLPRQTSSIQRSLRKSATSSDTFKALLLKKGSRTETSFRMSAAEMLRTTDPRFQRTHSLDSSFDPASPSTPHADSPCASPNHSKRAPEDWARNEGMMRWSPGSPFSTSPSIIGPRYGRSRTPPLAASSKYNTRSRILSSPMTVICERDGELTESGEHCEEPTIPFPISQDSNSTLCEQSSS from the exons cTGTGTCTAATTTGGATGAAGAGAAAAAATGGACCGTGCACTACACTGCCCCATGGCACCAGCAAGATAACGTGTTTTTGCCGGGCTCCAGACCTGCCTGTGTGGAAGACCTGCACCATCAAGCCAAAGTTAACCTGAAAACAGCCCTCAGAG AATGTGATCAACTGAGGAAAGATGGGTTCCGCAGCTCACAGTACTACTCACAGGGCCCCACCTTTTCAGGCCCCACACAATCCCAACATGAGGACGAGGACACTGAAGTTGATGACACTGATAAAAAG TCCATTGCATCTTCAGGAGAGGAAGAAAAGGACTCCTACCAAATGAGGGCACAGAGTCCAGTGCAGGAGGAGGGGGTTGAGGTTGATAGACAAGGGCCCCAGACCAAAGCCCCACCCCTGCCCACTCCAGAAGAGAAGATGAGGCAGCAGGCTCAGGCCATTCTCACGGATATTGTCCCTATCAATGTCACAG TAAAAGGGCGTGGAGGAGAGCTTCGGCCACAGTCGATGTTTATCCCTGGACAGTATTCAACACTTGGGCGAGTCGGGAGTTGGAATTCTCGATCTGAGACAAAAGATTCTGGCTGCCAAACTGAGGAGGTGAAAATCGTCCCACCTTCTGTGAGGAGAATACGGGCACAGAAGGGCCAAGGAATCGCTGCTCAAATGGCTGGCATCTCCACCTCTGCCACCAACATCTCTGCTGTTTCTGATGGGAGCTCCTCTGGAAGTTCAATAGTTGTAATGGCACCCCATTTTTGCCATGATAGCAAGCGTTTCCACAGCTTGCCCCGAGGTGCACGGGTCTCTCTAAATGCAGAGCCCCTATATAGCAGTACCCCATTCAGGCCAGAAGATTCTACAGCAAAAGCACCACAACAGATCAGAAAATTACAGGTAGATGACACTGTGGTGCACATGAGGAATGCCCCCAGGGCATGCACCCCAGCCCGCCCAAAATCTCAGGAGGTAAGAGGTACTCATCGGGAGTGGGGATCTGTCTCTGGTCCTGCCTGTGTAGTTTCTCCACATGCAGCCTACTCAACTTCACTTATACCTAATGCTACTCTGTTATGTTCTACTGAGGTTATAGCACTTCACACCACATCAAGCCCTGGCCAGAACCCAATTGGTGGGTCACCGTACCCTAAAGTTAGGCCTCATAGCATGATATCAACTGTCAACAGTGAGAGCACCAGTAGTGTGGCCACAGGTTCCCACACACCAGAAGTAGGCATTAAGGATACCTGTAGTGAGACTGGCCGGTCAGATAGCAGTTTGCCCAGCCACAGCACAATTGCTGCAGGAACAATGTCTTCGGATGAGCAATGGATTTATGACTCCCCTGAAAACGTGTTGCCCAGAAGGAACCTGACTTCCAGCTGTTCAACACCTATAAATCATCTATATAGTAGCCTTGAATGCTCCTCAAAAGGCACAGACTCTGGTTCACTCTACTCTATGGACAATGATGGCTATTACACTTCCATGCATCTGGATTCAGGCCTTCGGTCAAGGAGCCAGGGTAGTGGCCATGGTCATGGCATAGGAGGCAGGGCAGCAAGACATAGTATGTATGAGTGCCTGGGTCAGCAAGAAGACCAAACCAGCTTGTACAGTGACCGCTCACTGTCACGTTCCATCTCGCTACGCAAATCAAAGAAGCCACCTATTCCACCAGCACGCACAGACTCGCTACGTCGAAAGCCTAAGAAAACCAACTCTCCAAATGCCAACATTGGAGGATCGGTTTTGAATGAGTCATTGATTGCCACACTCCAACAGTCACTTCAGAATGGGCTGAAAGGGAAGGGGTCATCCACACCATCTCACAGTCCTTGCAGCGACTATGAGGATCCCTGGATGCTCCGTCCCAGGAGCCAGAGCAGCATTAGTGCAGGCGGTAGTGGCGTATCAGCAACAGGGATGGCTAATGTTTACGCCATCTGTCACGTCACACCATCTCACAGTGACACTAGTAGCCTGCGTTCTGATTATGCAGATTCATGGAGCTACTACATGGATTATCCTCATCCATCTGGTGATCAGACGCATTCATCATGCACTAATGCACTGTCTGCTGGACAAGCAGGTAAGATCACAAATGGAAGAGGTCTCTACAATGGTACCCAAACCACCCTTCCTCCTGCTCAAGAAAGAAGTGATGTGTCAGTAAAGCCTAGAACAGGCACCTCCTCACCAGACAGGGTGCATCGATTGACTTCTCCATCAAGTGGATACTCAAGTCAGTCCAACACTCCCACAGCTGGCACTCCTGTCCCCTCTTTCATGAGGTGCAGGTCCCCATCAGGTAGCAAGCCCAAGCCCAGTGTACCTGAAAGAAAGTCATCTTTGATTTCATCTATATCCATCTCTTCTTCTTCCACCTCTCTTTCCTCCAACACCTCGGATTCTATCAGGAACAATgtccctcctccacctcctcttcCTGCTGCCCCTGTGGCTCATTTACCTTTCAACCCTCCATCCTATTCTCCTCCCCTTCCTCCCTCCAGCCCTGTTTGCAATGCAAACCAGTTATTTCCTCCTCTTCCTGTTTTACCCATGACCCCTCATCAACAAGCATCTGTGTGCCTTCCTTACATAAATTCCTCCCCTGAATTTCCACCTCCTCCACCTCCAGAGGTGTTGATTGACCCTGTCTTATTAAGCCTCAATAGTTCTTGTAgccctccacctcctcctccgcCACCATTCCCTGATTGTTCTACCATCCCTCCTTATCCTTCACCCCCAATTCCAGTTCTGTCCAGCAGGGCACCACCTGCTCCCTCCTCTGCTAGCTTGAAGGAAATAAAGGGCAGCCTTAAGCCAGTGAACCCAGGGAGACAGCCAGTGTCCTCTCACTCCGAGGAGCCTAAAAAGTGTGGCATGCCACTGGTTACCCCCTTTGCCCTGCAGAGTGTGCAGCTGCGTTCGGTGAAGCAGCCAGAAAACAGTGAAGTTAGCTGCTCCAATTTTGACGAAATAGCAGCTGAGCAGATGGTCATTAAGCCGCAGACACCAGAGAAGCCCAAAAAACCAGACCATCCATTTGTTCCTCAGGTTTCTTGTAAacctcaaaattcaaatgaaacacaAAGGCCATCATCTCCAGAGAAGAGACTCTCCATCCAGCATAGACTAGATAGTCATGTTGAAGTACAACCCAACTGTGAAAAATCACATTCTGAACCGACATCCTGCCTTACAGATGGGTCTATGGATCTTAGTGACAATAAGGTCACAGCTGAAGCAGATGGTCTAGAGACTGACTTATCATCACCAGTGGACATGCCACAAAACTCTACACCCAAGAAAAAGCCTCCTATGGTTTCTGAAAAGCCAAAGTTTTCTTTCACCTTTTCCTCCTTTTCCACACCTGACTGTAAAACAGAAGAGAACTGTGCATCCAAAACAGCATCCACAGCCAATGATGACAGTGATTTGCTGAGTGCTCAAAATGAGGTGATAACTTCTACAACAGAAAGTCAGGACACCACTCATGTGCCAGAAAAGAAGACAGAGAATGATGGGTGTGACATTTCTGTACCTCCCATGGAGATAAGAGACATTTCTACCACAAATGGTGAAGCTCAGGAGTTCATCAAGACTGTTCTTAATATGGACAAGGGCACCTCTGAAGGAGATGGGGAAGAAGATGGAGGAGATGATGACGAAGATGTAACCAACAGCACCGGATCGGTTGGCTCTAAAGATGATGAAAGTG GTGAGCTTTTTGAGTCCAGCACAGCAGATACCTCTCAAGATCCCACAATTAACGGCAACACCTGTGGGGACATGGTGACTCCCACGCGCCCCCGGACCACTGATGACCTCTTCGCTGCTATTCACAG GTCCAAGCGGAAAGTCCTAGGACGCCGGGAATCCGAAGAGGACCATACAAAAGTTCCTCTGTCACCGTCGGCCAACCCTACAGGAATGGTTCCAGGCCTGACTTCCTCCCTGCCACGCCAAACAAGCTCCATCCAGCGCAGCTTACGCAAATCTGCAACCAGCAGTGACACCTTCAAGGCCCTACTACTGAAAAAAGGCAGTCGCACTGAGACCAGCTTCAGGATGTCTGCTGCCGAGATGTTGCGCACCACCGACCCACGGTTCCAGAGGACTCACTCCCTTGACTCATCATTTGACCCTGCGTCTCCAAGTACACCACATGCTGACAGCCCTTGTGCTTCTCCGAACCACAGCAAGAGGGCGCCTGAGGACTGGGCACGCAATGAGGGAATGATGCGATGGTCACCAGGTTCACCTTTCTCGACGTCCCCATCAATAATTGGGCCAAGGTATGGCCGATCCCGGACACCACCCTTGGCCGCAAGCAGCAAGTACAACACCCGTAGTCGAATCCTCAGCAGCCCCATGACTGTTATTTGTGAAAGGGATGGAGAGCTTACTGAGAGTGGAGAACATTGTGAAGAGCCAACCATACCTTTTCCCATCTCTCAGGACTCTAACAGCACTTTATGTGAGCAGAGCAGCAGTTAA